From Candoia aspera isolate rCanAsp1 chromosome 8, rCanAsp1.hap2, whole genome shotgun sequence, a single genomic window includes:
- the FKBP4 gene encoding peptidyl-prolyl cis-trans isomerase FKBP4: MTAEERRAEEMSAAEAAAAAAAEGLDITAKRDGGVLKVVKKEGTGTECPMIGDKVTVHYTGWLLDGTKFDSSRDRKDRFSFDFGKGEVIKAWDIAVGTMKIGELCQIVCKPEYAYGSAGSPPKIPPNATLFFEVELFEFKGKDLTDDEDGGIIRRIRKKGEGYSKPNEGALVEIEIEGRHGDRIFDKRELRLEVGEGENYDLPPGLDKALQKMEKLEESVVYLKPSYGFGSAGKPKFQIPPDAELQYEIKLKSFEKAKEPWEMNTQEKLEQGSIAKEKGTQYFKEGKYKRATLQYKKTVSWLEHETGLSDIEKTKSRNLRLAAHLNLAMCHLKLKEYSQVLENCNKALELDSSNEKGLFRRGEARLAVNDFELARADFQKVLQLYPSNKAAKAQLMICQQKIREQHEREKKMYANMFQRLADKEAKLEADTGCKEEAEMKDGKQNGVEEKTEVDIEV, encoded by the exons ATGACGGCGGAGGAGCGCCGGGCCGAGGAGATGAGCGCGGCGGAGGCGGCGGCCGCGGCGGCCGCGGAGGGCCTCGACATCACCGCCAAGCGCGACGGCGGCGTCCTCAAG GTGGTCAAGAAAGAAGGGACAGGGACAGAATGCCCCATGATAGGGGATAAAGTGACCGTTCACTACACTGGATGGCTTCTGGACGGCACCAAGTTTGATTCCAGCCGGGACAGAAAGGACAGATTCTcctttgattttggaaaag GTGAGGTTATCAAAGCTTGGGACATTGCTGTGGGAACTATGAAGATTGGAGAACTTTGTCAGATTGTCTGCAAACCAGAATATGCCTATGGCTCTGCTGGCAGCCCCCCTAAGATACCTCCTAATGCCACATTATTTTTTGAG GTTGAACTGTTCGAGTTCAAGGGAAAAGACCTAACCGATGATGAAGATGGTGGAATAATTCGAAGGATCCGAAAGAAAGGGGAAGGCTATTCCAAACCTAATGAGGGAGCCTTGGTAGAAA TTGAGATTGAAGGTCGGCACGGAGATAGAATATTTGACAAACGAGAGCTGCGGCTTGAAGTAGGAGAGGGAGAAAACTATGACCTTCCTCCTGGCTTGGACAAAGCACTACAGAAAATGGAGAAGTTGGAAGAATCCGTGGTGTATCTCAAGCCCAG CTATGGCTTTGGAAGTGCTGGGAAACCGAAGTTTCAGATCCCTCCAGATGCAGAATTACAATATGAAATCAAACTCAAAAGCTTTGAAAAG GCAAAAGAGCCCTGGGAGATGAACACCCAAGAGAAGCTGGAACAAGGTTccattgcaaaagaaaaaggcaCTCAGTATTTCAAA GAAGGGAAATACAAACGAGCAACATTACAGTATAAGAAAACTGTATCCTGGCTGGAGCACGAAACAGGCCTGTCAGATATAGAGAAAACAAAGTCAAGGAACTTGAGgcttgctgcccatctcaacctgGCTATGTGCCATTTAAAACTGAAAGAATACTCCCAGGTCTTGGAAAATTGCAATAAG GCCCTCGAATTGGACAGCAGCAACGAGAAGGGCCTCTTCCGGCGAGGGGAGGCCCGGCTGGCGGTCAATGACTTTGAGTTGGCCAGAGCAGAtttccagaaggtgctgcagcTCTACCCAAGCAACAAGGCAGCCAAAGCGCAGTTGATGATCTGTCAGCAAAAGATCCGCGAGCAGCacgagagagagaaaaaaatgtacgCCAACATGTTTCAGAGACTTGCGGACAAAGAAGCCAAG CTGGAAGCTGACACAGGATGCAAAGAAGAGGCAGAAATGAAAGACGGCAAACAAAATGGAGTTGAGGAGAAAACAGAAGTTGACATAGAAGTTTGA